A single window of Pseudomonas lijiangensis DNA harbors:
- a CDS encoding dCTP deaminase domain-containing protein has product MSVLQIKGRTTSSYSEFTAASQSSNSLIYTNALERHIEPFSLELSVGDGWSENYSENDRSLWGIEDSITLKGHDSIVVEAGQEVNVPHNRYGIVLPTGSLFLSRGVLVASAKVEPAFSGKLKLRIYNTTNRTIKLEKGEKLGSVIFFSTESTQTHTPITRNSEISTKRITIIARLRKWVGLNKVASITLLVNILCSSLVSSLVIYFLFSTPMRDVQDLKPAASVQPAPPLTRESNKK; this is encoded by the coding sequence ATGAGTGTTTTACAGATCAAGGGACGTACGACTTCTTCGTACTCAGAGTTTACCGCCGCTTCGCAGTCCAGTAATAGCCTGATTTACACCAATGCCCTTGAGCGACATATCGAACCCTTTTCGCTAGAGCTTTCCGTTGGCGATGGCTGGAGCGAAAACTATTCAGAGAATGACAGAAGTCTTTGGGGCATTGAGGACAGTATCACGCTCAAGGGGCATGACTCGATTGTGGTCGAGGCTGGGCAAGAAGTGAACGTGCCGCACAATCGATACGGTATCGTCTTACCAACTGGTAGTTTGTTTCTTTCACGAGGCGTACTTGTCGCGTCAGCCAAGGTTGAGCCAGCGTTTTCGGGAAAGTTGAAGCTAAGAATTTACAATACCACAAACAGAACCATTAAACTGGAGAAGGGTGAGAAATTGGGTTCGGTGATCTTCTTTTCTACCGAATCGACGCAGACTCACACGCCAATCACCAGAAACAGTGAGATTTCAACAAAGCGTATTACGATAATCGCGCGGCTTAGAAAGTGGGTGGGACTTAACAAAGTCGCCTCGATAACCTTGCTGGTGAATATTCTTTGCAGCTCATTGGTTTCTAGCTTGGTTATTTATTTTCTCTTCTCTACGCCGATGCGCGACGTTCAGGACCTCAAGCCTGCAGCGTCCGTGCAGCCCGCGCCACCTCTCACCAGAGAATCCAATAAAAAATGA
- a CDS encoding dCTP deaminase, which translates to MIVIDNNLEHLAVQYSICDKSLFDEFSLKIQLSHHYYEPKRDPAQEIVYMAHPAPVTLFSERKEIAQNLVLQPGEQVITCSNHRYKIPLDYFGLVQTKGTLARLFVQVTCNDGQVEPGFEGFITLEIINLSPWTIKIPAGADIAQMYLLKCSSTASAPYHGRYAEEAKNGPTLAIFGK; encoded by the coding sequence ATGATTGTAATTGATAATAATTTAGAGCATTTGGCAGTTCAGTACTCAATCTGCGACAAATCGTTATTTGATGAATTTTCGCTAAAAATCCAGTTAAGTCATCATTATTACGAGCCAAAGCGTGATCCGGCGCAGGAAATTGTCTATATGGCACATCCAGCTCCGGTCACCTTGTTTTCTGAGCGTAAAGAGATCGCCCAGAATCTTGTGTTGCAGCCGGGCGAGCAGGTGATCACCTGCAGCAATCATCGTTATAAAATACCGCTGGATTATTTTGGTCTGGTGCAGACGAAAGGGACCTTGGCCAGACTATTTGTGCAAGTCACTTGCAACGATGGACAGGTGGAGCCTGGATTCGAAGGTTTTATAACCCTTGAGATCATCAACCTGTCGCCGTGGACGATCAAAATCCCTGCTGGAGCCGATATTGCTCAGATGTATCTGCTCAAATGCAGCAGCACAGCGTCTGCGCCATACCATGGCAGGTATGCTGAAGAAGCCAAGAATGGACCTACTTTGGCGATCTTTGGTAAATAG